Proteins encoded together in one Vibrio hippocampi window:
- the atpG gene encoding F0F1 ATP synthase subunit gamma, protein MAGAKDIRNKIGSVKSTQKITKAMEMVAASKMRRSQDAREASRPYAETMRKVIGHLASANLEYQHPYLEEREAKRVGYVIISTDRGLCGGLNINLFKKSVLEMKDWKEKGAEVELAVIGSKATAFFNNSGAKVAAQVSGLGDEPSLEDLIGTVGVMLKKYDEGELDRLYVVYNHFVNTMVQEPTIDQLLPLPKSDSEEMQREHSWGYIYEPEPKPLLDALLLRYIESQVYQGVVENLACEQAARMIAMKAATDNATNLIDDLELVYNKARQAAITQELTEIVSGAAAV, encoded by the coding sequence ATGGCCGGCGCAAAAGATATACGTAATAAAATTGGTAGTGTTAAAAGCACTCAAAAAATTACGAAAGCGATGGAAATGGTAGCAGCTTCAAAAATGCGTCGTAGTCAAGATGCACGTGAAGCTTCTCGTCCATACGCGGAAACTATGCGTAAAGTGATCGGTCATTTGGCAAGCGCAAACCTAGAGTACCAACATCCGTACCTAGAAGAGCGCGAAGCCAAGCGTGTTGGTTACGTTATTATTTCGACAGACCGTGGTCTCTGTGGTGGCTTGAACATTAACTTGTTCAAAAAATCCGTTTTAGAGATGAAAGATTGGAAAGAGAAGGGCGCAGAAGTTGAGCTGGCAGTGATTGGCTCAAAAGCAACGGCTTTCTTTAACAATAGCGGTGCTAAAGTAGCGGCACAGGTGTCGGGTCTTGGTGATGAGCCAAGTCTAGAAGACCTGATCGGTACGGTTGGCGTAATGCTGAAGAAATATGACGAAGGCGAATTGGATCGCCTGTACGTAGTGTATAACCACTTTGTGAACACTATGGTTCAGGAACCAACGATCGATCAATTGCTACCTCTGCCTAAATCTGACAGCGAAGAAATGCAGCGTGAGCATTCATGGGGCTACATTTATGAGCCAGAGCCAAAACCACTATTAGATGCACTATTGCTTCGTTATATCGAATCACAAGTGTATCAGGGCGTGGTTGAAAACCTTGCTTGTGAGCAAGCGGCTCGAATGATTGCGATGAAGGCGGCAACAGATAACGCGACGAACTTGATTGACGATTTAGAGCTTGTGTATAACAAGGCGCGACAAGCGGCGATTACACAAGAACTAACGGAAATCGTGAGCGGCGCAGCTGCGGTTTAA
- the atpA gene encoding F0F1 ATP synthase subunit alpha: protein MQLNSTEISDLIKQRIESFEVVSEARNEGTIVSVSDGIIRIHGLADVMQGEMIELPGGHYALALNLERDSVGAVVMGPYADLKEGMKVTGTGRILEVPVGPEMLGRVVNTLGEPIDGKGPIEAKLTSPVEVIAPGVIDRKSVDQPVQTGYKSVDSMIPIGRGQRELIIGDRQIGKTAMAIDAIINQKDSGIFSIYVAIGQKASTIANVVRKLEEHGALANTIVVVASASESAALQYLAPYAGCAMGEYFRDRGEDALIVYDDLSKQAVAYRQISLLLKRPPGREAFPGDVFYLHSRLLERAARVNEEYVERFTNGEVKGKTGSLTALPIIETQAGDVSAFVPTNVISITDGQIFLQSEAFNAGVRPAVDPGISVSRVGGAAQTKIIKKLSGGIRTALAAYRELAAFAQFSSDLDEATKRQLSHGQKVTELMKQKQYAPMSVFDQALVIFAVERGYLDDVEINKILDFEASLLSYAHSQYADLAKEINATGAYNDDIEAQLKTLTDDFKATQTW, encoded by the coding sequence ATGCAACTTAATTCCACAGAAATTAGCGATCTGATCAAACAACGTATCGAATCTTTCGAAGTTGTAAGTGAAGCTCGTAATGAAGGTACTATCGTATCGGTAAGCGATGGTATCATTCGCATTCACGGCCTAGCGGACGTGATGCAAGGTGAAATGATTGAATTACCGGGTGGCCACTATGCACTAGCACTTAACCTTGAGCGTGACTCGGTTGGTGCGGTTGTAATGGGCCCATATGCTGACCTTAAGGAAGGCATGAAAGTAACAGGTACTGGTCGTATTCTTGAGGTACCAGTTGGTCCAGAAATGCTTGGTCGTGTTGTTAACACACTGGGTGAGCCAATTGATGGTAAAGGTCCAATTGAAGCTAAGCTTACTTCACCAGTAGAAGTGATTGCACCTGGTGTAATCGATCGTAAATCGGTCGATCAGCCAGTACAAACGGGTTATAAGTCTGTTGACTCAATGATCCCAATCGGTCGTGGTCAGCGTGAACTTATCATCGGTGACCGTCAGATCGGTAAAACCGCGATGGCGATTGATGCAATCATCAACCAGAAAGATTCTGGTATCTTCTCTATCTACGTAGCGATTGGCCAGAAGGCTTCTACTATCGCAAACGTTGTGCGTAAACTGGAAGAACACGGTGCACTAGCAAACACTATCGTTGTGGTTGCCTCTGCATCTGAATCTGCTGCACTACAATACCTAGCGCCTTATGCGGGTTGTGCAATGGGTGAGTACTTCCGTGACCGCGGTGAAGACGCTCTGATTGTTTATGATGATCTATCTAAGCAAGCGGTAGCTTACCGTCAGATCTCTCTACTTCTAAAACGTCCACCAGGCCGTGAGGCATTCCCAGGTGACGTATTCTACTTACACTCACGTCTACTTGAGCGTGCTGCTCGTGTAAACGAAGAGTATGTAGAGCGTTTCACTAATGGTGAAGTGAAAGGTAAAACCGGTTCTTTGACTGCGCTACCTATCATTGAAACTCAAGCGGGTGACGTATCTGCATTCGTACCGACGAACGTAATCTCGATTACCGATGGTCAGATCTTCCTACAATCTGAAGCCTTCAACGCGGGTGTTCGCCCAGCCGTTGACCCAGGTATCTCAGTTTCTCGTGTAGGTGGTGCAGCACAGACTAAGATCATTAAGAAGCTATCCGGTGGTATTCGTACTGCACTAGCGGCTTACCGTGAACTAGCGGCATTCGCACAGTTCTCATCTGATCTTGATGAAGCAACTAAGCGTCAGCTTAGCCACGGTCAAAAAGTAACAGAACTGATGAAGCAGAAACAATATGCTCCTATGTCTGTATTTGACCAAGCGCTAGTGATCTTTGCTGTTGAGCGCGGCTATCTAGATGATGTTGAAATCAACAAGATTCTAGATTTTGAAGCGTCTCTACTATCGTATGCTCATAGTCAATATGCTGATCTTGCAAAAGAGATCAACGCAACGGGTGCTTACAACGACGATATCGAAGCTCAGCTTAAGACACTGACCGACGATTTCAAAGCAACTCAGACTTGGTAA
- the atpH gene encoding F0F1 ATP synthase subunit delta, which produces MSELTTIARPYAKAAFDFAVEKNALDQWVDMLIFAAEITKNTEMADLISGSVSANRIAEVFIAVGGEQFDEFGQNLVKVMAENGRLVALPAVLAEFLMLKKEHEKQVDVDIISATELTQEQLTEIGNKLEKRLERKVKLNCSVDETLLGGVIIRAGDLVIDNSARGRLNRLGDALQS; this is translated from the coding sequence ATGTCTGAATTGACAACAATTGCACGCCCCTATGCTAAAGCAGCATTTGACTTTGCGGTCGAAAAGAATGCATTAGACCAATGGGTTGATATGCTGATTTTTGCCGCTGAAATCACTAAAAATACAGAAATGGCGGACTTGATTTCAGGTTCAGTTTCAGCAAATAGAATCGCTGAAGTTTTCATTGCTGTTGGTGGTGAACAGTTTGATGAGTTTGGTCAAAACTTGGTAAAAGTGATGGCTGAAAACGGTCGTTTGGTGGCTCTACCTGCGGTACTGGCTGAGTTTTTAATGCTTAAAAAAGAGCATGAGAAACAAGTGGACGTGGATATTATTTCTGCGACCGAGCTAACGCAAGAGCAACTGACTGAGATCGGCAACAAACTTGAGAAGCGTTTAGAACGCAAAGTTAAGCTGAATTGCAGTGTAGATGAGACCCTACTTGGTGGGGTTATTATTCGAGCCGGAGATCTTGTAATTGATAACTCAGCGCGTGGTCGTTTGAACCGCCTGGGTGATGCATTACAGTCTTGA
- the atpF gene encoding F0F1 ATP synthase subunit B — protein MNMNATLLGQALSFAAFVWFCMKYVWPPLMNAIEERQKKIADGLVAAERAAKNLDLAQANASDQLKEAKRTATEVIEQANKRKAQIIDEAREEALTERQKILAQAEAEIEAERNRARDELRKQVATLALAGAEKILERSIDKDAQKDILDNITAKL, from the coding sequence GTGAATATGAACGCAACTCTGCTAGGTCAAGCACTCTCGTTTGCTGCATTTGTCTGGTTCTGCATGAAATATGTATGGCCACCACTAATGAACGCAATCGAAGAACGTCAGAAGAAAATTGCTGACGGCCTTGTAGCCGCTGAGCGTGCTGCAAAAAACTTGGATCTAGCGCAAGCCAACGCTTCTGATCAACTGAAAGAAGCGAAGCGCACTGCAACTGAGGTCATTGAGCAGGCAAACAAGCGTAAAGCACAAATTATCGATGAAGCTCGTGAGGAAGCTTTGACTGAACGTCAAAAAATCCTTGCGCAAGCTGAAGCGGAAATTGAAGCGGAACGCAACCGTGCCCGCGATGAACTGCGCAAACAAGTTGCAACTCTGGCTTTAGCTGGTGCTGAGAAGATTCTGGAACGTAGTATCGATAAAGATGCACAGAAAGATATTCTCGACAATATTACTGCGAAACTTTAA
- the atpE gene encoding F0F1 ATP synthase subunit C produces METLLSFSAIAVGIMIGMAAFGTAIGFGLLGGKFLEGAARQPEMAPMLQVKMFIIAGLLDAVPMIGVVIALLFTFANPFVGQLG; encoded by the coding sequence ATGGAAACTTTACTGAGCTTTTCTGCAATCGCCGTAGGTATCATGATCGGTATGGCTGCATTTGGTACGGCGATCGGTTTTGGTCTTCTAGGTGGTAAATTCCTTGAAGGCGCAGCTCGTCAACCTGAAATGGCTCCTATGCTTCAAGTTAAGATGTTCATCATCGCTGGTCTACTTGATGCGGTTCCTATGATCGGTGTTGTAATCGCACTGCTATTCACATTCGCGAACCCATTCGTTGGTCAGCTAGGTTAA
- the atpB gene encoding F0F1 ATP synthase subunit A has translation MAAPGEALTSAGYISHHLTNLSLGSLGLVEETSFWNVHIDSLFFSLLTGFIFIGIFRSVAKKATAGVPGKLQCFVEMIVEFVDDNVKETFHGRNALIAPLALTIFCWVFLMNLMDLVPIDFLPYPAEQMGIPYLKVVPSADVNITMAMALGVFALMIYYSIKVKGLVGFTKELTLHPFNTPLLIPFNMLIEVVSLLSKPLSLGMRLFGNMFAGEVVFILCAAMLPWYLQWMGSLPWAIFHILVITIQAFVFMMLTIVYLSMAHEDGDH, from the coding sequence ATGGCTGCGCCAGGTGAAGCGCTAACATCGGCCGGATACATCTCTCACCACTTGACCAATCTTTCGTTAGGAAGTCTAGGTTTAGTGGAAGAGACCAGTTTCTGGAACGTACATATCGATAGCCTGTTTTTTTCTTTGCTAACTGGTTTTATATTCATTGGAATATTCCGCTCAGTTGCTAAGAAAGCAACAGCTGGTGTGCCGGGCAAGCTACAATGTTTTGTTGAAATGATCGTGGAATTTGTCGATGACAACGTCAAAGAGACTTTCCATGGCCGCAATGCATTGATCGCGCCTTTAGCACTAACTATCTTCTGTTGGGTATTTTTAATGAACTTGATGGACTTAGTTCCAATCGATTTCTTACCTTATCCAGCAGAGCAGATGGGTATCCCTTACTTGAAAGTGGTTCCTTCTGCTGATGTCAATATCACCATGGCTATGGCGCTAGGTGTTTTCGCTCTGATGATCTACTACAGCATCAAAGTGAAAGGTCTAGTTGGTTTCACAAAAGAGTTGACTCTTCACCCATTCAACACACCGTTACTGATACCTTTCAACATGCTGATTGAAGTTGTGTCTTTGCTATCAAAGCCACTTTCTCTAGGTATGCGTCTGTTCGGTAACATGTTTGCAGGGGAAGTCGTATTTATTCTTTGTGCGGCAATGCTGCCATGGTATTTACAGTGGATGGGCTCGCTACCGTGGGCAATATTCCATATTCTAGTAATTACGATTCAAGCCTTCGTATTTATGATGCTAACGATAGTTTACCTATCAATGGCTCATGAAGATGGCGATCATTAA
- a CDS encoding F0F1 ATP synthase subunit I, with product MVAVLTKPGRELAKRLLLIQVSVVTLVAVGMTVVVNAEWGISALIGGGSFVIANAVFALCAFLFSGARAAKKVAASFYTGAALKLLITATLISLAYMYIQVEVVPLNLTFLLAVLSNLMAPVIFVNNKK from the coding sequence ATGGTAGCAGTGCTAACTAAACCAGGACGAGAGCTCGCAAAGCGATTGTTACTGATTCAAGTCAGTGTTGTTACATTAGTAGCTGTTGGAATGACAGTGGTTGTAAATGCTGAGTGGGGAATTTCGGCACTGATTGGCGGTGGTAGTTTTGTTATCGCTAATGCAGTTTTCGCTTTATGTGCTTTTCTGTTTAGTGGAGCGCGCGCTGCCAAAAAAGTAGCGGCTTCTTTCTATACCGGAGCGGCACTGAAACTCCTCATTACAGCCACACTAATTTCACTAGCCTACATGTATATTCAGGTGGAAGTTGTTCCCTTGAATCTCACTTTTTTACTGGCCGTCTTAAGTAACCTTATGGCACCAGTAATATTCGTCAACAACAAAAAATAG
- a CDS encoding ParB/RepB/Spo0J family partition protein, producing the protein MSKRGLGKGLDALLSTSSLAREKQQIATQSQSMSANGDLQELSISTLRPGIYQPRKDMAPEALEELAASIQSQGIIQPIVVRRVSHDQYEIIAGERRWRAARQAGLKQVPCLIKDVQDRAAVAMALIENIQREDLNAIEEAQALERLQNDFELTHQQIADVIGKSRTSVSNLLRLNQLENDVKSLVADKKLEMGHARALLALEGEVQCEIAETVAKKQMTVRQTEELVKKCLKPNSSDKNVSEDSDAKEISDRLSSKLGAKVSLVRNSNGKAKVTISIDEPHKLEQLIAKLEN; encoded by the coding sequence ATGTCTAAACGTGGTTTAGGAAAAGGACTAGATGCCTTGCTGTCAACTAGTTCACTAGCTAGAGAAAAACAGCAAATAGCCACTCAAAGTCAATCAATGTCTGCCAATGGTGACTTACAAGAGTTATCTATCAGTACCTTACGCCCTGGTATTTATCAGCCGCGTAAAGATATGGCACCAGAAGCGCTTGAAGAACTTGCTGCTTCCATACAGTCTCAGGGTATTATCCAGCCTATTGTCGTAAGACGAGTCAGTCACGATCAGTATGAAATTATTGCTGGTGAGAGACGTTGGCGTGCAGCAAGGCAAGCCGGTTTAAAACAAGTACCGTGCCTTATTAAAGACGTTCAAGATCGCGCAGCGGTAGCTATGGCGTTGATTGAAAACATTCAGCGTGAAGATCTTAATGCTATTGAAGAGGCGCAAGCGCTTGAGCGTTTGCAAAATGATTTTGAACTGACTCACCAGCAAATTGCCGATGTTATAGGTAAATCCAGAACCTCGGTAAGTAACTTATTACGTCTTAATCAGCTGGAAAATGACGTAAAGAGTCTTGTTGCAGACAAAAAACTGGAAATGGGTCATGCTAGGGCACTACTTGCTCTCGAAGGTGAAGTCCAGTGTGAGATCGCTGAGACAGTCGCCAAAAAGCAGATGACGGTTCGTCAAACGGAAGAATTGGTTAAAAAGTGCCTAAAACCGAACTCTTCTGACAAAAATGTATCAGAAGACAGTGACGCAAAAGAAATTTCGGATAGATTAAGTTCTAAACTGGGGGCGAAAGTTTCTCTGGTTAGAAATAGCAACGGCAAAGCAAAAGTAACAATTAGTATTGATGAACCTCACAAATTAGAACAACTTATTGCTAAGCTAGAGAATTAA
- a CDS encoding ParA family protein translates to MGKIVAIANQKGGVGKTTTCINLAASMAATKRKVLVIDLDPQGNATMASGVDKYQVETTAYDLLVDELPFEQVVCTDTSGHYDLIAANGDVTAAEIKLMEVFAREVRLKHALTPIRDNYDFIFIDCPPALNLLTINAMAAADSVLVPMQCEYFALEGLTALMDTISKLAAVVNENLKIEGLLRTMYDPRNRLSNEVSDQLKKHFGDKVYRTVIPRNVRLAEAPSHGKPAMYYDKYSVGAKAYLALAGEMLRREEVLA, encoded by the coding sequence GTGGGAAAAATAGTCGCTATAGCGAACCAAAAAGGTGGCGTTGGTAAAACAACGACATGCATCAATTTAGCGGCTTCCATGGCTGCAACAAAGCGCAAGGTGCTCGTTATAGACCTTGACCCTCAAGGCAACGCAACCATGGCAAGTGGTGTCGATAAGTATCAAGTCGAAACAACCGCTTACGATTTGCTGGTTGATGAACTGCCTTTTGAACAGGTAGTGTGTACAGACACTTCAGGTCATTATGACTTGATTGCAGCAAATGGTGATGTCACCGCTGCTGAAATCAAATTGATGGAAGTATTCGCGAGAGAAGTGCGACTAAAACATGCACTTACCCCAATTCGTGATAACTATGATTTCATCTTTATAGATTGTCCTCCGGCACTAAATCTACTTACAATCAATGCGATGGCAGCTGCAGACTCTGTTCTGGTTCCAATGCAATGTGAGTATTTTGCTTTAGAAGGCCTGACGGCTTTGATGGACACAATCAGTAAATTGGCTGCGGTAGTGAATGAGAATCTAAAAATCGAGGGTTTATTACGAACCATGTACGATCCTCGAAATCGTTTATCAAACGAAGTCTCAGATCAGCTTAAAAAGCACTTCGGTGACAAAGTTTACAGAACCGTTATCCCTCGGAATGTCCGTCTCGCAGAAGCTCCAAGCCATGGTAAACCCGCTATGTACTACGACAAATATTCAGTCGGTGCTAAAGCCTATTTAGCCTTAGCTGGTGAGATGCTTCGACGCGAAGAAGTTTTGGCTTAA
- the rsmG gene encoding 16S rRNA (guanine(527)-N(7))-methyltransferase RsmG, producing MSHLRTQLDVLLSETSLEVSERQRDQLVGYVQLLDKWNKAYNLTSVRDPQAMLVKHILDSIVVGEHLDGELFIDVGTGPGLPGIPLAIMKPECQFYLLDSLGKRIRFIKQVIHELKITNVVPVQSRVEEFALEDGFDGVLSRAFASMNDMVSWCKHLPKAGTGRFYALKGQRHEFEIDELPEWCSVIDIKPLKVPELEGERHLVILSDKG from the coding sequence GTGAGTCACTTAAGAACCCAATTAGATGTATTACTTTCAGAGACCTCCTTAGAGGTTTCTGAACGCCAGCGTGACCAACTTGTTGGTTATGTGCAATTGTTGGATAAATGGAACAAAGCTTACAATCTGACGTCGGTTCGTGATCCTCAAGCGATGTTAGTAAAGCATATCTTGGATAGTATTGTGGTCGGTGAACACTTGGATGGTGAGTTGTTCATTGATGTCGGTACTGGACCAGGATTACCTGGTATACCACTTGCTATCATGAAGCCGGAGTGTCAGTTTTATCTGTTAGACAGCTTAGGCAAGCGCATCCGGTTCATTAAACAAGTGATACACGAACTTAAAATTACCAACGTGGTTCCGGTACAGTCGCGAGTTGAAGAGTTTGCACTTGAAGATGGCTTTGATGGTGTATTAAGTCGTGCGTTTGCCTCAATGAATGATATGGTATCTTGGTGTAAACATTTGCCAAAAGCTGGAACTGGACGTTTCTACGCTCTCAAAGGACAGCGACATGAATTTGAAATTGACGAACTACCTGAGTGGTGTTCTGTGATCGATATCAAACCTTTGAAAGTTCCTGAGTTGGAAGGCGAGCGTCATCTTGTAATCTTATCCGACAAGGGATAA
- the mnmG gene encoding tRNA uridine-5-carboxymethylaminomethyl(34) synthesis enzyme MnmG, whose protein sequence is MLYHETFDVIIVGGGHAGTEAALASARTGQKTLLLTHNIDTLGQMSCNPAIGGIGKGHLVKEVDALGGLMAQAIDHAGIQFRTLNASKGPAVRATRAQADRALYKAYVRQALENTPNLTLFQQSVDDLIVENDRVCGVVTEMGLKFRSTAVVLTVGTFLGGKIHIGMESSSGGRMGDQPSIALAHRLRELPFRVDRLKTGTPPRIDARSVDFSVLEVQHGDNPTPVFSFLGKREQHPTQIPCFITHTNDRTHEVIRNNLDRSPMYAGVIEGIGPRYCPSIEDKVMRFADKNSHQIFIEPEGLTTHELYPNGISTSLPFDVQVDIVRSMKGFENAHIVRPGYAIEYDFFDPRDLKQTYETKFISGLFFAGQINGTTGYEEAAAQGLMAGLNASLYSQGKEGWSPRRDQAYMGVLIDDLSTMGTKEPYRMFTSRAEYRLLLREDNADIRLTEKGRELGLVDDQRWARFNEKMENMASERQRLKETWINPKSTGVDDLNTLLKTPISREASGEDLLRRPELSYDQLTSLDAFAPAIDDKQAAEQVEIQVKYEGYILRQQDEIAKSMRHENTQLPTDIDYSDVKGLSNEVIAKLTEAKPETIGIASRISGITPAAISILLVYLKKHGMLKKGEAA, encoded by the coding sequence ATGCTTTATCACGAAACATTTGATGTCATCATCGTCGGTGGCGGACATGCAGGAACGGAAGCCGCACTCGCATCTGCTCGCACAGGGCAAAAAACTTTATTGTTAACTCATAACATTGACACTTTAGGTCAGATGTCTTGCAACCCTGCCATTGGTGGTATTGGTAAAGGTCATTTGGTTAAAGAAGTGGATGCACTCGGTGGTTTAATGGCTCAGGCTATTGATCATGCTGGTATTCAATTTCGGACATTAAACGCATCGAAAGGACCTGCGGTTCGAGCCACTCGAGCCCAAGCTGATCGTGCGTTATACAAAGCGTATGTAAGACAAGCATTGGAAAACACGCCTAATTTGACGCTGTTCCAACAATCCGTTGATGACTTGATCGTTGAAAATGATCGTGTCTGTGGTGTCGTGACAGAGATGGGACTTAAGTTCCGATCGACGGCGGTTGTTTTAACGGTGGGGACTTTCTTAGGTGGTAAAATCCATATTGGTATGGAAAGCTCTTCTGGTGGTCGCATGGGAGATCAACCATCGATTGCTCTAGCTCATCGTCTACGTGAGTTGCCATTCAGGGTTGACCGTTTAAAAACCGGTACACCACCGCGTATTGATGCAAGAAGCGTCGATTTTTCTGTGTTGGAAGTTCAACATGGTGATAATCCAACACCAGTGTTTTCGTTTTTAGGTAAACGTGAGCAGCATCCCACTCAGATCCCATGTTTTATTACTCATACTAATGATCGTACCCATGAGGTCATTCGCAATAACTTAGATCGAAGCCCAATGTATGCTGGTGTGATCGAGGGGATTGGTCCACGATATTGTCCATCTATCGAAGATAAAGTGATGCGTTTTGCTGACAAGAATAGCCATCAGATCTTTATTGAACCCGAAGGATTGACGACTCACGAGCTATATCCGAACGGCATATCAACCAGTTTGCCATTCGATGTGCAAGTGGACATTGTTCGTTCAATGAAAGGCTTTGAAAATGCACACATTGTCAGACCGGGATATGCCATCGAGTATGATTTCTTTGATCCTCGCGACTTGAAGCAAACTTACGAAACCAAATTTATTTCTGGTCTGTTCTTTGCCGGTCAAATTAACGGTACAACAGGCTATGAAGAAGCAGCAGCGCAGGGCTTGATGGCGGGTCTAAATGCAAGTTTGTATTCTCAAGGCAAAGAGGGCTGGAGCCCACGTCGAGATCAAGCTTATATGGGCGTACTCATTGACGATTTATCAACCATGGGGACCAAAGAACCGTATCGCATGTTTACCTCTCGAGCCGAATATCGCTTGTTGCTTCGTGAAGACAACGCAGATATCCGTTTAACAGAGAAAGGGCGTGAGCTCGGTCTTGTTGATGATCAGCGTTGGGCGAGATTTAACGAAAAAATGGAAAACATGGCTAGCGAGCGTCAGCGATTAAAAGAGACCTGGATCAATCCAAAGTCGACGGGTGTCGATGATCTTAATACGCTGCTTAAAACGCCGATTTCTCGCGAAGCGAGTGGTGAAGATCTTTTGCGTCGCCCAGAGTTGTCTTATGACCAGTTAACGTCGCTTGATGCATTTGCTCCTGCTATTGACGATAAGCAAGCCGCAGAGCAAGTAGAAATTCAGGTCAAATACGAAGGGTATATTCTAAGACAGCAAGACGAAATCGCTAAATCTATGCGTCATGAAAATACTCAGCTGCCAACCGACATTGATTACAGTGATGTCAAAGGATTATCAAACGAGGTCATTGCAAAATTGACGGAAGCAAAACCGGAGACGATTGGTATCGCTTCAAGAATTTCAGGTATTACGCCTGCAGCGATCTCGATACTGCTGGTTTATTTAAAAAAACATGGCATGTTAAAGAAAGGTGAGGCGGCGTGA
- the mioC gene encoding FMN-binding protein MioC: MIHIITGSTLGGAEYVGDHLNDLLQEQGIETLVHNQPEFEHIPAEGTWLVITSTHGAGEFPDNIRAFMSQLANTPPRMSQVKYAVIAIGDSSYDTFCQAGKDAYQLLEDIGATPITDCFEIDILAAPVPEDEAEMWLKNHMAKLS, translated from the coding sequence ATGATTCATATCATTACTGGTAGTACGCTAGGAGGCGCTGAATATGTCGGCGATCACCTCAACGATTTACTGCAAGAACAAGGAATAGAAACTCTCGTTCATAATCAGCCGGAATTCGAACATATCCCTGCCGAAGGAACTTGGCTTGTGATTACTTCAACCCATGGTGCCGGAGAATTTCCAGACAACATTCGTGCTTTTATGAGCCAACTCGCCAATACACCACCGCGAATGAGTCAAGTGAAATACGCGGTCATTGCCATTGGTGACTCTAGTTATGACACGTTCTGCCAAGCAGGAAAAGATGCCTATCAACTGCTTGAAGATATTGGTGCAACACCGATAACAGATTGCTTTGAGATTGATATATTGGCGGCACCAGTACCAGAAGATGAAGCAGAAATGTGGCTAAAGAATCACATGGCAAAACTTAGTTAG